CTGATCAATGCCCAGGTACTTTATTTTTTGAAATGACTGTGCAGCTAAAAACGTACAATTAAGAAAAGTAAAACAGATCAGTAATGCTATTCTTTTATTTCTTCTCATCCTTGGTTTGGCAAAATCAATCAGCAATCACACGCAATCCGCGCTACAATCCTGTCAAGGATTGATGCAGATCATTTAAACTAATTTCGGGAAAGCTTGATAACTTGGTTCAGCACTAAGATAGAAAACAACTGTAAAAGCAACATTTTTTATTTTAAAATTAAATGGCGCACTAGGATTTGACTATTGAAGCAGAGCCAAACGGTTGTTATATCTTTTTGATGTTGTTACTTTTGAGGCAAAGCATACACCCGTGTTAACAGCAATCATCTTTATTCTTTCCTTATTTAGTAATTCCCCTAAGGCAACTGTCAACTCTGCTTTGTTAGCCCCTGTTTATACAAAAGCAGCCGCCATTACGCTAAATGGAGCACATGATATTACCATCAGCGGTAAATCTATTGTTGGGGGCAATGTACCCTGCATCACGCTTCAAAACTGTTATAACGTCCATATTACCGGCAATAAATTATCAAATGCTAAAGCGGTAGGCGTTTACCTATATAACTGTAAAAACATTACGGTAGACCATAACTATATCACCAACGTAAGTTCTGGTGTTTATGCAGATCAATCGGTTACGGGTGGGATAGTAGTAACCTATAACGAGTTTTATAACATGCAAGGGCCCTTCCCCCGCGGGCAATTTGTGCAGTTTAATAATGTTAACGGCAAAGGCAATGCCATCAGCTTTAATGTGGGCGAAAACATTTTAGGTAAAAGCTATGCTGAAGATGCAATTAGCCTATACGAAAGCAATGGCACGGCCGATAGTCCTATCCTTATCAATGGCAACCGCATCCGTGGCGGAGGCCCAAGCCCAAGCGGCGGCGGCATTATGCTGGGCGATAACGGTGGCTCGTACCAGTTGGCTACCAATAACACACTGGTTAATCCGGGACAATACGGTATGGCTATTGCCGGGGGCGATCATAATAGCATTGTTAATAATACCATTTTTGGCGCCCAACAGTCTTTCACCAATGTTGGTATTTACGTAAGTAATACGGGTAAAAACACCGTGAGCAATGCACGGGTAAGCGGTAACCAAGTATGCTTTTATAACAAGGTGAATTACCAAAACAATTGTTGGCTGGCTCCCGGTACAGCAAAACCCGATGGCTGGGATGATACCAACCAATGGGGGACCAAATTGGATGCGTCTATACTGCCAGCTACATTATTTTAGGCTTCAAAGCGCCGCTATTCCAAATAGAGGGGCAAAAACCAGGGAGCACTATAGCTGTGCCGCAACCGCCACATTGAGTATTGACAACCTTTCTCAAAATGCTTAACTTGCGTTCTGCACCGCATGAAAGAGCACCGCATCTTCCGTTTAGTTATTGTTGCTATTGCACTCATATTTGCCTTTGCCAGGGCGGGGCAATACTTTTTTGCGTTTGCGGCCGATCAAACCGTTAGCGTTACCACCTCAATAACCGCGCAATACCAGCATGACGATGCCGGGCACGATGTAGTGCTCAGGCACATGGGCAAAGCGGTAGAAGATCGTTTCGCATCGGTGCAACTGCCGGCTATACTTTTTGCCGGCCTGGCATTTTGCTACCTGCTGGCAGCTGCATTTAGCGCTACGGTGCAGCAGTCATCTGCTTATTCGTTTAATCCTGCTCCACTCCCGTCCGGCCAGCGTCTGGCCCTGTACGGCGTTTTCCGGCTATGATCTTCCTGGTTCGTTCCCTTTAACTAACCGTTGTGCCACGCATAAACGGCCAATTTCTTATTCCATTATTTTTTTGAACAAATGAAGATCCATTTTAAAGTAACAGGACCAGCATTGGGCCTGCTGTTTGCTGCTGCAAGTGTTAGCGGCCAGTCTATAAACGAAGCGCAAAAAGCCATCCGTACCGAGCAATATCAGAAAGCCAAAGCCATCCTCAAAAACCTGATTACCGCTAAACCAACCGAAGAAAACCAATTTTATCTGGGCTGGACCTACCTGCTGGAAGATTACTCAGATTCGGCCAAAACCGTATTTGAGAAAGGCATTGCATTAGAACCCAAATCGGCATTAAACTACGCCGGACTGGGCGCTGTGGCCAAACTCAACAACAATACATCGGCCATGACTCAAAACTTTGATCAGGCTTTGGCATTGGCCGGCAAACATACCGACCCTTATATTTATGTGGCCCGGGCTGCATTGCTTAAACCCGCCGATGCTAACCTGGCACTGAGCGTTTTAGCCAAAGCCGAAAAATATGGCGCCAAAGATGCCGAGTACCAAATGGCCAAGGGTGAAGCCAATCATACCAAACTTGATAACAGCGCTGCCATCAGCAATTATACTGATGCGCAAACCATCGATCCTAAAGACCCTGGTATCGCCGTAGCCATTGGCGCCATCTGGAAACAGGCTTTTAACTTTGACGCGGCTGATCAGAAACTGAAAGAAGCCCTGGCACTTGACCCAAACTATGGCCCTGCCTACCGCGAACTGGCCGAGAATAACCTGCTATGGGCACGCCATGACATGAAAGTAGCGTCTGATAAGATTAAAGAAGGCACTGCCTACTATAAGAAATATCTGGACCTGACGGACCACTCGCCCGAATCGCAAATGCGTTATGCCGATTTCCTGCTGGAATCTGGCGACTATAAAACGCTGGAGCAAGTGGCTGCCGATCTGGCAAAATCTGCTAATACTAACCTGCGCATTTACCGCTACCTGGGCTACGCCGCTTATGAGAACGGCAATTACCAGCAAGGCCTTACCTCTATCAACAAATGGATTGGACAAGCTGATGTTAAACGTGTGATCCCTCGCGACTACCTGTACCTGGGTCGCCTGCAACTGAAAACCAATCAAGACTCATTGGGCATGCTAAACCTGAGCAAGGCCGCATCGCTCGATAGTACTTTTGCCGATGCCTGGTCTGAAATTGCGGGAGCCCTATATAGTAAACAGAAGTATGCTGCCGCGGGCGATGCTTATAATAATTACATCGAAAAATCGCACAAGGGTAAACTGAATGATTACTTCCGCGAAGGCATGAGCTATTACTACGGCTATAGCGATCAGTATTATAAAACCTTTGACGATAAAAATGCACCCAAACCAGACTCGTTATTACTCACCAAAGCCGATTCTGCTTTTAGCTATGTGCAGCAAAAAACCAGCGCCAAACCGGTGGCCGACGTGATATTGTACCGTGCCCGTGTAAAAGACCTGGAAGAACCAGATCGCAACAATATTAAAGCCATAGCCAAACCCTACTATGAGCAGTACATCTCGCTTAAATCAACCGCCACGGATGATCGTTCTAAAAAGAGTTTAGGCGAGGCTTATGCATACCTTGGTTCATACTACAGCCTGGTAGCTAAAGACGAAGCACAGGCGCAAGATAATTTCCAAAAAGCACTGGCCGCCAACCCGGATAATAAACAAGCCAAGGCCTACTTTGATAAGAAAAGTCCACAGGCTCCCAAAGGCAAATAATCCTGTTTTGTAAGTTTTATCAGGATTAGAACAGAAGGCCGGCTTAACTCAGGAAGCCGGCCTTTCTGTTGATCGGCAGGCCGATTAATGCTCTTTTATTAATCTGACTATTGTTTTTTACTTCCATCATTGTATTTTTAAACTACTAAACATCAACCAAATAACAACACTACAACGCTAAGCCATGCATCAGTTTACAAGCAGTAAGGGGGCATCGCCAATAACCAACGGCTATTCTTTTGAAAGAACAGTTTTGCTTACTGCAATGATTTTACTGGGCACAATTTGTGTAGTTAATTTGTTTGTGCTCGGGGCATATCTTTTCCACTCTGAGTTACCGCAAGGTTTGTTTGTATTTGCTGTTATTGCATCTCTTGCACTTCCCTTTTTATTTGTAAGTAAGCTAGGTTTTACCACAAGCGCTATCACCTTACCGGTAACAATCAGCGTGGGTGTGTTGTCGCTTTCCCTCCTGGCATCCTGGTTTTATTTTGATTTATCGTGGGACGGGCAGTGGTATCAGCAGGCGGCTGTTTATAATCTGGCCAAGGGCTGGAATCCCTTGTTTAATCCGCTGGTGACACCAGACCATACAGATAATACCTCCATTCTCCATTTCCCCAAAAGTACCTGGTATTTTGGCGCGGCTGTTTTACAGCTGTTCGGCACCGTAGAAATGGGTAAGGCATATAACTTTATTCTGCTCTTCGCGGCATTTGGCGTAGTTTATCCTTTCTGCCGTAGCTTAAACTTATCAAAAGGTCGTTCAACAATTTTCGCCTTACTGGTTTTATTTAATCCGGTTGTTTGGAGTGAAGTAACCACCTACCTGAATGATGGCGACTTGTATCTGCTACTGGTTATTTACCTCACGGCAATCATATTGTGGCTGGGTGAGGCAAAGCCTATATATCTTGTAATTGCCATAATGGCTATTTGCTGTCTGGTAAACACCAAATTTACCGGACTGGTATTCTTCCTCGTCTCTGCGTTATTTCTTTTTGTTTATGTGATCATCCGGCACAGGCAACGGGTAAAACCTTTTCTGCTCTCGCATCTTTTAGCGGGCATGCTGGCCATTGGTGTGTTTGGTTTTAATCCTTACATCACCAATACCATCCAGCGCGGGCATCCCCTGTATCCGTTAATGGGGACACAGGCTTACCCCAGCGTATTTGCCAGTGGCAAAGACTCAAACGAAGCCTATGAAACCCCACATAATATGCAAGGGCAAAGCCTGCCGGTCAGACTGTTTTATGCCAACTTCGGTCAGCCGGGTAATGCGCCCTATAACCATGAAAAATTTGCCATCCTGGTTAATCCTTTCAATACAAATACCGCACATTGGACCGCCTACCATTATCATGAAACCCGGGTAAGTGGTTTCGGCCCATATTTTGGTATTTCGTTAATACTGATGCTAATTGCGCTCCCGCTGGTGCTATGGGGCGAAAAGCGTTTCTGGTTACCTACCGTATTCTTTATGGCCGCATTGATCTGTTGTTTATCATTCAGCCAACATTTCTGGTGGCCACGCTTCTTCCCCATGCTATGGCTGGCACCATTGCTGCCCTTGCTGCTGAAATGGAACCGGGAAGCCACAAGCCAATCAAACCCCATCATAAGATTTGCTTTTGGATGGTTGCCTGCCGCGCTGCTCTGCCTTAACGGATTGATTGTAGCCACGGTGCACATGCAATGGGAAACCAATGCCTCCATCAGTTTACGACGTGATCTTCAGCAGCTTCAAAATGATAACAGACCGATCGAGATCCGTTACGGTTCGTTTAAACGGTCAATAGAAGAAAAGCTGAAGTATTGGGATATCCGGTTTAAACCCGTAAAATTAAAACGTAAAGATCCTACCGTGCACAAGCTGCCCAGTGTGGTAGAGGGTTATCCTAATCAGGTAATTTACCGCCAGGAGTAGCGGCCAGCAATCAACTACGTTTAAATTCCGTCGGGCTCATGCCCCGGTACTTCTTGAATATACGGTTAAGGTGACTTTTATCGGTAAAGCCAAACTCATCTGCTATTTCGTTAACCCGCATATTGGTGTTTTTCAAACGGTTTTCAATCAGCTTCAGCTTATAATTTAGGATGTATTGCTGTAGGCTCTCGTTGGTATGTTTTTTAAAATAGGCGCCCAGGTAGCTTTCGGCTATGCCAAAATGATCGCTGATGGCTTCGGCACGCAGCCTGTCGGGGTAATAAACGTTTGACTGAATGTAGTTTAAAATATCAATGGTTTTACCCTCGCTGGTTTCATCTACAGACTCCGGAAACGCTTGACTGATATTACGAGCAATAATAACCAGCAGCGTATTAACCAACTGCGCAATTAGCTCCTTGTGATAAAGATCATGGGCCTGATGCTCTCCGATCAGCATCTGCATCAGGTTGATGGTATACCCGCGGTCGGCCTCATTTCTGATAATGCAGCCGGGCTCATGCCGGGCATTTGTCAAAATCATCTCCAGCTTTTGCAACAACTCTTTTTCTTTAGGCGATGATTGCACAAAGACATTGTTAAACCTGATGAAAAAGAATTGAGACCGCTGTTGGATCTTAAAAAGATGCGCATCATTAGGCGCCAGCAAAAACAGATCACCTGGTTTGTAGCTCACCTCCGCCTCGTTAATGCACTGCGTGCCGGTGCCATCTACAATGTAAATCAGCTCAAAAAAAGTGTGCGTGTGTGTCCCTCTCGGACAAACGTCCAGGTACTCTTTTAAAACCAGCTCAAACGGCTCCCTAAGGTGGTCTTTTACCATATCGTAAAAGTACACCTTTATAGGGTAAAAGTACAACTCGCGGTGGGCAAACCCGGCGTAATTTTGCTTCGTCACTTTTAATAAACAACACATTTAACAGCAAGAATATGAAAGCCTTAGTTTTAGAAAACTTTAACACCCCATACCAATTAAAGGAAGTAGCCAAACCCGTAGCCAGCAAAGGCCATGTACTGGTAAAAATTGAAGCCAGCAGCGTGAATCCGCTTGATCTGAAAATAAAATCAGGCCAGGCAGCACATGCCAAAGCTATACTGCCTGGCATTATGGGTATTGATATGGCCGGCACCGTAGAAGCCGTTGGCGAAGGCGTAACCGCTTTTAAACCCGGCGATGCCGTATATGGCATGACAGGCGGCATAGCCGGCGTACAAGGATCATTAGCACAATATGCCGCTGTCGACGCCGATCTGCTGGCACTGAAACCTGCCAACATCAGCATGCGCGAGGCTGCCGCCATTCCGCTGGTGTTTATTACCGCATGGGAAGGTTTGGTAGACCGTGCCAGCGTAGCGCCGGGGAAAACCGTGCTGGTACACGGCGGAGCAGGCGGCGTGGGCCATATTGCCGTACAAATTGCCCGGGCATTGGGTGCGGAAGTTTTTGCTACGGTAGATGCGGCGCAAAACGGTTTAATCGAATCATACGGTGCTACCCCTATCAACTACAAAACCCTGTCTGTAGAAGAATATGTGGAGCAATACTCCAGCGGCGAAGGCTTTGATATTGTTTTTGATACCGTTGGCGGCGCAACACTTGATAACTCTTTTAAAGCAGCCAAACAATACACAGGTCATGTCATCAGCATTTTAGGCTGGGGACAGCACAGTTTGGCACCACTATCATTTAGAGGCGCAACCTACTCTGGGGTGTTTACCCTGTATCCGCTTATTTCTGGCAAGGGCCGCAAACAGCACGGTAATATTATGCGCCAGGCCACTCGTTTAATTGAAAGCGACCAGCTAAAACCAATCTTAGACGCTGAAAACTATACGCTCGATACCGTAGAGGATGCCTACGAGGCTATAACTCAAGGTAAAACCAAAGGCAAAGTGGTGATTACCGTTGAGTAAGATCAAACAAAAAGGGAGGTCGATAAATCGGCCTCCCTTTGCTCCTATCACTTTGTTTGTTTATTTCCATTTGAATGGTAGATACCAATTGGCTTTGTTAGCCAATCGTGCACGAACAGCACCGGCATCCTGGCTGCCGCTGGCATCAAACTTGGCGCCTATTTTATTAGCCAGATAATTAGGATCAGTAGCTTGACGGCGCAAGGCAATGCGCAACAAGTCGGCCCAACGGTATCCTTCAAAAGCATTTTCCAGGCCCTCCTCATCAATCAGCTTGTTCTCGGTATCCTCAACCAGGTTGGTTTGATCAATGGTTACATTCTGGTTAACCGCCCGGCCGCGGATGCCGATACTGCGGTACCACATGCCATTATTTGGTGCGCCGTTGTACTTAAAATCATAAGGATATACTTCTACACTGCCATCCGCAGCCAGGGTTGTAGAACCACCCAGTTTGGTAAGCCCATCATTTAGCACAGCCGCAGCAATTTTGCTATGTGCGTCTCTGTTTGCAGCTTCGGCGTAGCGCAGGTGCAATTCTGAGGCACGGTACAAAATCCACACGCCGGTAACCTCATACGGGCTTGACGGGTTGTATTTGGCAGTAAACTTCAATACCTCGGCATCGGCACCCTGCATGCGGTAAGAAGCATTGAGGCCCCTTCTGTCGGTCAGGCCTCCATCACTGCGCACCTGGTTGTTCCAGTTGTTAATAGCCAGAGCCGACGGCTTTGCCAGGTAGTTTCTTGAATACGAAAACAAATCTACCAGCGGGTTCTTGTTGCCAAAGTTCTTATCCAGCGGCAATGTCCACATGCGCTCGCGGTTGGTTTGTGCCTCGGCCAAATCATTTGAGAAAATGTTTTGCCACGGGTTGGTAGTACCAATGGTCATTAGCGTTGAAGCACCGCTGTTATCATTTGTTATCCGGTAGGTATCATACTGATCAATCTGATAATCCGTCGAAGTCACCAGCTTGGTGCCGGTTTCCATTACATCTTTGTAATACTCAGCTGCCTTGTGGTAATTGCCTTTCCATAGTTGCAAATCGCCCAGCAAACTTCTGCGGTGGATAAAGAACTTGAATATACCATCCTTAATTACGTAGTTATTGGTAGCCATAATCAACGTTGGACTATTGGCCGACGTGTTTTGATCCAGAAACGGTGCCGGGATAGTGCTGGTATAAGCAATCAGACGATCCAGCAATTCATTAAAACTGATCTTAGCAAACTTAGATTCATCTTTCAGCTGATTGATGTCGTCAATCGGCTCGGTTACATAAGGGACGTTACCATAGTGGATACCCAGTTGCAGGTAAAGCCAGCTACGCAGTAAGCCCAGATCTGCCGCGCGCTGCCAGTATTGATTATAGTCCAGCAGTTTTTGATCATACATTCTCGACATGTTTTTCAACGCGTCATTGCAGTTGGCAATCACCTCGTAGAATGGTCGTGGGTCGGCATACGGGTTATCATCCGTCACCGCATGCGTGCTGAGCTGACGCAGGTAATTGTTTGATTTTACGGTAACATCCAGCAAATCGGCCCGCATTTCATTCAGCATGATATAGCGATCGCTCAGGTTAGAGAATTTACCGTAGATGCCCAGCATGGCGGCATCGGCATCGTAAACGGTTTTAAAGGTCTGGCTTTGCTGCAAAACGTTCTCAGGCGTATTGTCGAACATTTTTTTGCAACCGCCCAGGGTACTGATAACGAAAGCACCGACGGCTATTTTAGACAACAAGCTTAGCCGGCTTTTATTTGTATTTTTATATAACTTCATGTTTTGCAATAATTTATAAACCAACCCTAACTCCAAACAGCAACGATCTGAACTGTGGCTCCAAACCGGTATCAACTCCCCTTGCAAACGGACTTGGGGATGCGCTGAATTCAGGATCATAACCCAGGTATTTGGTAAACGTGAACACGTTATTAGCTATGCCATAAACCGTAAGCGAACGCAAAAAGGTGTTCTTTACCGGCACATCATAGCTAAGCGATACGGTGCGAAGGCGCAGATACGAGCCATCTTCTATCCAGCGGTCTGAAAAACGACTGTTGGCAGCAGGATCACCCCAAACGGCCCTTGGCATATTGGTAACCTGTCCGGCTGATTGCCAGCGGTTAGCAACGGCTGGTGTTTGGTTCTGAAAACCGCTCATTGACTCTAGTTCCTGCCTCACCCCATTGTAAATGCTATTGCCCTTGCTGAAGGCAAACAACGCCTCGAGCGAGATACGTTTAACCGTTAAACGCGAGTTGAAAGCACCCGTAAAATCAGGATTAGGATTACCGATCACAGTCCGGTCGCGCTCATCAACTACCTTGTCGCCGTTTCTGTCTACAAAGCGCACATCGCCGCCTTTGAACGGCACTAACGCGCCGCCGCTTACTTTATTTAACAGGCCCGACGCCGTAGCCTCGGCATCCGATGTATACACGCCATTGGTTTGGTAACCATAAAATGCATTGGCAGAACCGCCTTTGGTGGTGAGGAAGGTAGCACCGGCATAATCGGTAACAATATCTCCTGATGGCAGGGCCGTCATTTTGGTTTTGTAGCGACTGATGTTGAAGCCTGCATCCCACTTAATTTTTCTGGTGTTGATGATGCGTGCGTTGATAGCAAACTCGGCACCACGGTTAGTCATCGAACCAGAGTTAGAAAGCGCTGTGCTAAAGCCGGTAGAGGTATAAACCGGTTCATAGATCAGCATTTTAGAGATGTTATTCTGATACACATCAAAGCTGAATGACAGGCGATCTTTCAGTACCGATACGTCAAGACCGGCGTTGAGCTTGGTGTTATCTTCCCACTGCAAAGCAGAGTTACCAATGTTGCCCAGCACCAAGCCTTGGCGGCTCAGCAGGCTTTGCGTTACGTAATACTTGCGGGCCGAGTAATTGCCAATATCATCATTACCCACACGGCCAGCGCTCAGTCTCAGCTTCAGCGTTTCAATAAAGCCGTTCTGGGCCATAAAAGGCTCGGAAGAAATGAGCCAGGCCGCAGCTACCGATGGCATAACCGCAAACTTATTACCGTTGATGCTGAGGGTTGAAGGGATATCTTTTCCAAAGCGCGATGAACCATCTACCGCCAGATTAAGCGACAGGAAGTACTTATCATACGCCTTATAATCAACATTGGCATAGGTGTTCAGCCAGTTCCATTGGCCCAGATCGCCGCCTACAACACGCAGTAGGGCGTTACTGCCGCCAAGGGTTACAAACTTGTCACTGGCGGTGTTATAGCCTTGCCCGTAATCAGACTCGGTTTTGTTGTTGTTATAACGGAAGCCAACATTTGCAGAGAACTGGTGCGATGGGTTAACCGCGTAGTTGAATGATAAACGGGTATCATTATAAACCCCAAACAAACGCTGCACATCTGCCGCCGTACGGTTCAACGCTACCGCTGATGGCAGGTTGAGTGGAACGATGCCCTCCTGTGGGATAAAAGTGTTCTCTCTTACTTTATCAAAGTTTACCCCCAGTAAGGTTTGCAGCGTCCACTTTTTGTTAAACTCATAAACAAATGAGATAGACCCCGTAAAGCGATAGTTCCTGTTCAGTTCCTGAATTTTGGTAGCAGCGGCATAAGGGTTACTGATAGAAAAAATATCCGCATCGGCCACGTTAGGTGATGCTACGCCGGCGTCAGAAATTTCAAAAGGCGACAGGAACGGCGCTTTTACCTGCGCCAGGTACAGCGGGTTGGTGTCAAAGCTCAATCCCTGGTCGCGCAGTTGCTGCTCGCTCCTGGTAAAGGCCAGGTTAGCTTGCGCTTTTAGTTTTTGTGATAGGTTTAAGTTGGCGTTGAAACGTGTTTCATAACGTTTAAGCAAAGTGTTAGCGGTTAGGCCATCGTTGTTCAGGTAGCCTAATGACAGGGCGTAGGTAGCAATATTATCACCACCGGTAACCTTCAGATAATAGTTCTGAACATAGCCGTTTTGCATAACCTTATCCTGCCAGTCGGTATTCTGGTGGTAACGGTAATAATCAGGATTGCTGGTATTATCATTCATGTAAGGCTGCGCCTGGATAGACTGTGTGGTGTAAGCCGGATTAGTGCGCAACAATTCAGAAAGATAGCTTCTGTAAGTGCCGGCATTCATCACTGGAATCTCAGACACCTTGTTGTTAAAACCGCCGTAGGCCGCAAAATCAAAACGGGTAGCCACATCTTTTGCGCGGCCGGTAGTGATCAGAATAACACCGTTGGCGCCGCGGGTGCCGTACATAGAGGCACCATCTTTAATTACGGTGATGTTGTCAATATCTTTCAGATCAATATTTGCAAAATGGTTGGTAACGTGCCCGCCAATTAATGAGCTGCCGTACTGACTAACGTCATAGATCATTCCGTCAACTACAATCAACGGCTGCGAGGTGGCGTACAACGAGTTGTATCCCCTTAAAAGCAAATCGGCACCAATACCGGGCGTACCTGAACGGCGTGTAGCATTTAAGCCCGCCACGCGGCCCTGTAAATAAGCGTCGGGTGTCTCCGGCGCTTTGTTCCACGAGCCATTGGTTTGAATAGTGGTTACGGCCTGCGTGGTCTGCAAAAGCGGTTTGTTGGAATAACTGGTAGTGGCCACGTCTGAAAGCGATTGAAGGCTTTCATCATACAGCTCCACTTTCAGCGTTTCACGGCTTTTTAACGCTACCTGGCGTGCATGATAACCCTGACCGGAAAAATTCAGGATCACCCGTTTGTTGGGTACCGATAGTTTGAAATGACCGGTACTGTCTGTTAGCGCTGCAGAGAAACCAACCGCGCTAACGCTGATACCGGGAAGCGCCTTGCCGGTGGCAGCTTCGGTTACCACACCGTTTATTTTCAGGCCCGGCTGCGGCTTTTCCTGCGCAACCGACGTGATGGATATGAGGTTAAAAAATATGCCTGGCAACAGAAAAACCTTCACCAGTTTTTTAGAAATGTACATAGAGTTCAGGGATTAATGCGTTAGTTAACAGGCACAAGTTTGATATAATCGAGCGTTAAGGCAGTTGGCGCCGTACTTGAAGCGCCGGTGTTTGCCACCAGGAATGCATAAAGCGTTCCGTACTTATCTGGCGTGTACTCGCCTAGCACCACCTCGTTGTAGGCCGTTGGGTTAACCAAACCTGTTGTTGGATTGATTAACGGCGCTATCGC
This region of Mucilaginibacter yixingensis genomic DNA includes:
- a CDS encoding right-handed parallel beta-helix repeat-containing protein, which translates into the protein MLAPVYTKAAAITLNGAHDITISGKSIVGGNVPCITLQNCYNVHITGNKLSNAKAVGVYLYNCKNITVDHNYITNVSSGVYADQSVTGGIVVTYNEFYNMQGPFPRGQFVQFNNVNGKGNAISFNVGENILGKSYAEDAISLYESNGTADSPILINGNRIRGGGPSPSGGGIMLGDNGGSYQLATNNTLVNPGQYGMAIAGGDHNSIVNNTIFGAQQSFTNVGIYVSNTGKNTVSNARVSGNQVCFYNKVNYQNNCWLAPGTAKPDGWDDTNQWGTKLDASILPATLF
- a CDS encoding lipopolysaccharide assembly protein LapB, translated to MKIHFKVTGPALGLLFAAASVSGQSINEAQKAIRTEQYQKAKAILKNLITAKPTEENQFYLGWTYLLEDYSDSAKTVFEKGIALEPKSALNYAGLGAVAKLNNNTSAMTQNFDQALALAGKHTDPYIYVARAALLKPADANLALSVLAKAEKYGAKDAEYQMAKGEANHTKLDNSAAISNYTDAQTIDPKDPGIAVAIGAIWKQAFNFDAADQKLKEALALDPNYGPAYRELAENNLLWARHDMKVASDKIKEGTAYYKKYLDLTDHSPESQMRYADFLLESGDYKTLEQVAADLAKSANTNLRIYRYLGYAAYENGNYQQGLTSINKWIGQADVKRVIPRDYLYLGRLQLKTNQDSLGMLNLSKAASLDSTFADAWSEIAGALYSKQKYAAAGDAYNNYIEKSHKGKLNDYFREGMSYYYGYSDQYYKTFDDKNAPKPDSLLLTKADSAFSYVQQKTSAKPVADVILYRARVKDLEEPDRNNIKAIAKPYYEQYISLKSTATDDRSKKSLGEAYAYLGSYYSLVAKDEAQAQDNFQKALAANPDNKQAKAYFDKKSPQAPKGK
- a CDS encoding AraC family transcriptional regulator, with product MTKQNYAGFAHRELYFYPIKVYFYDMVKDHLREPFELVLKEYLDVCPRGTHTHTFFELIYIVDGTGTQCINEAEVSYKPGDLFLLAPNDAHLFKIQQRSQFFFIRFNNVFVQSSPKEKELLQKLEMILTNARHEPGCIIRNEADRGYTINLMQMLIGEHQAHDLYHKELIAQLVNTLLVIIARNISQAFPESVDETSEGKTIDILNYIQSNVYYPDRLRAEAISDHFGIAESYLGAYFKKHTNESLQQYILNYKLKLIENRLKNTNMRVNEIADEFGFTDKSHLNRIFKKYRGMSPTEFKRS
- a CDS encoding zinc-dependent alcohol dehydrogenase family protein; the encoded protein is MKALVLENFNTPYQLKEVAKPVASKGHVLVKIEASSVNPLDLKIKSGQAAHAKAILPGIMGIDMAGTVEAVGEGVTAFKPGDAVYGMTGGIAGVQGSLAQYAAVDADLLALKPANISMREAAAIPLVFITAWEGLVDRASVAPGKTVLVHGGAGGVGHIAVQIARALGAEVFATVDAAQNGLIESYGATPINYKTLSVEEYVEQYSSGEGFDIVFDTVGGATLDNSFKAAKQYTGHVISILGWGQHSLAPLSFRGATYSGVFTLYPLISGKGRKQHGNIMRQATRLIESDQLKPILDAENYTLDTVEDAYEAITQGKTKGKVVITVE
- a CDS encoding RagB/SusD family nutrient uptake outer membrane protein is translated as MKLYKNTNKSRLSLLSKIAVGAFVISTLGGCKKMFDNTPENVLQQSQTFKTVYDADAAMLGIYGKFSNLSDRYIMLNEMRADLLDVTVKSNNYLRQLSTHAVTDDNPYADPRPFYEVIANCNDALKNMSRMYDQKLLDYNQYWQRAADLGLLRSWLYLQLGIHYGNVPYVTEPIDDINQLKDESKFAKISFNELLDRLIAYTSTIPAPFLDQNTSANSPTLIMATNNYVIKDGIFKFFIHRRSLLGDLQLWKGNYHKAAEYYKDVMETGTKLVTSTDYQIDQYDTYRITNDNSGASTLMTIGTTNPWQNIFSNDLAEAQTNRERMWTLPLDKNFGNKNPLVDLFSYSRNYLAKPSALAINNWNNQVRSDGGLTDRRGLNASYRMQGADAEVLKFTAKYNPSSPYEVTGVWILYRASELHLRYAEAANRDAHSKIAAAVLNDGLTKLGGSTTLAADGSVEVYPYDFKYNGAPNNGMWYRSIGIRGRAVNQNVTIDQTNLVEDTENKLIDEEGLENAFEGYRWADLLRIALRRQATDPNYLANKIGAKFDASGSQDAGAVRARLANKANWYLPFKWK